One segment of Pelecanus crispus isolate bPelCri1 chromosome 2, bPelCri1.pri, whole genome shotgun sequence DNA contains the following:
- the CX3CR1 gene encoding CX3C chemokine receptor 1, whose translation MTEAFTETTAEYSYDEHAFSCNKTDIQEFGKIFLPIFYMAVFALGLTGNLMVFFAIVKEGHKKSITDIYLLNLAISDLLFVISLPFWASNTVHGWTLGTIPCTAVSSLYYIGFFAGMFFITVISIDRYLAIVRATYSLKYRTMKHGFLIACGVWAIAVLVSVPHFVFSQLVENDCISVFPQELENIWLVFCNMELNIIGFFIPVCIICYCYCGIIKTLLSCKNQKKTRAIKLILVVVVVFFLFWSPYNVLIFLETLKHYELFTSCNQIKSLDYAMHLTETIAFSHCCLNPLIYAFAGEKFRKYLYHVCLKYCPFLCFCGPCSRYQVTYSASYAESITNSNRTLNTSDQEGSVFV comes from the coding sequence ATGACGGAAGCATTCACAGAAACAACAGCTGAATACTCTTACGACGAACATGCTTTTTCCTGCAATAAGACTGACATCCAAGAatttgggaaaatatttctgccaaTATTTTACATGGCAGTGTTTGCTCTTGGCCTCACAGGGAATCTAATGGTGTTTTTTGCCATTGTGAAAGAAGGCCATAAAAAAAGCATCACTGACATCTATCTCCTGAACTTGGCTATCTCGGACCTTCTCTTCGTGATCTCCCTCCCCTTCTGGGCCTCCAACACAGTGCACGGATGGACCCTTGGGACTATTCCATGCACAGCTGTTTCCTCGCTGTATTACATAGGTTTCTTTGCGGGCATGTTCTTTATCACTGTTATCAGTATTGACAGATACTTGGCCATTGTCCGGGCAACATAttctctgaaatacagaacaaTGAAACATGGCTTTCTTATAGCCTGCGGAGTATGGGCAATAGCAGTTTTAGTTTCAGTGCCACATTTTGTGTTCTCCCAGCTGGTAGAAAATGACTGCATTTCTGTCTTCCCCCAGGAGCTGGAGAACATCTGGCTGGTGTTCTGCAATATGGAGCTGAACATCATTGGCTTTTTCATCCCAGTCTGTATCATATGCTATTGCTACTGTGGGATCATCAAAACCCTGCTGTCctgcaaaaatcagaaaaaaacacgAGCCATAAAACTGATCTTGGTTGTGGTGGTcgtgttttttctgttttggtccCCCTACAATGTACTGATTTTTCTAGAGACTTTAAAGCACTATGAGTTATTCACAAGTTGCAACCAAATAAAATCATTGGACTATGCAATGCACCTGACCGAAACCATTGCATTCAGTCACTGTTGTCTCAATCCTCTAATCTATGCCTTTGCTGGGGAAAAATTCAGGAAATATCTTTATCATGTCTGCTTAAAGTACTGTCCATTCCTGTGTTTCTGTGGCCCCTGCAGTCGCTACCAGGTCACCTATTCTGCTAGCTATGCAGAAAGCATCACGAACAGCAACAGAACCCTGAACACCAGTGACCAGGAAGGCTCTGTCTTTGTCTAA
- the CCR4 gene encoding C-C chemokine receptor type 4, translating into MSPSSTEFFKFEITTLYDYYDSYNDAPKPCNKESVKRFAASFLPVLYTLVFLVGLMGNILVIVVLFKYKRLKSMTDVYLLNLAISDLLFVLSLPFWSFSIDQWLFGTPWCKIISWIYLVGFYSGIFFIMLMSIDRYLAIVRAVFSLKARTAFHGLITSLVVWLVALSASVPELVFRESFNEHNYTTCKLRYPGNVTTWRLFSTLEINILGLLIPFIVMTFCYSMIIKTLAHCRNEKKNKAVKMIFAVMIVFFFFWTPYNIVIFLQLLEITGVIRDCQVSRSLDYAFQVTEILGLLHCCFNPVIYFFMGEKFKKYLKMLFKNWRLPGHICKWCGVHITYHTESTSSFHTQSTGDQDAL; encoded by the coding sequence atgagtCCTTCAAGTACAGAATTCTTTAAATTTGAAATCACAACCTTATATGACTATTACGATAGTTATAACGATGCTCCAAAACCGTGCAATAAGGAAAGCGTCAAGAGGTTTGCAGCCTCCTTCCTACCTGTTCTGTACACCCTAGTATTCCTGGTTGGGCTCATGGGAAACATCCTGGTCATTGTGGTCCTCTTCAAATACAAGAGGCTGAAGAGCATGACTGACGTGTACCTACTAAACCTTGCCATCTCAGatttgctctttgttttatCCTTGCCATTCTGGTCTTTCTCAATAGACCAATGGCTTTTTGGAACTCCCTGGTGTAAAATCATTTCATGGATCTACCTGGTTGGGTTTTACAGTGGgatattttttattatgcttATGAGCATAGACAGATACCTGGCAATTGTTCGTGCAGTGTTTTCCTTGAAAGCAAGGACTGCCTTCCATGGCTTGATTACTAGCCTTGTTGTATGGCTAGTAGCTCTTTCAGCCTCAGTTCCAGAACTTGTATTTAGAGAATCTTTTAACGAACATAATTATACTACCTGCAAGCTGAGATATCCAGGCAATGTCACGACATGGAGACTTTTTTCCACTTTGGAAATCAACATTTTAGGGCTCCTAATCCCTTTTATAGTTATGACATTTTGCTACTCCATGATCATTAAAACATTAGCTCACtgtagaaatgagaaaaagaataagGCTGTGAAGATGATCTTTGCTGTCATGAtcgtgtttttcttcttttggacCCCTTACAACATTGTTATTTTCCTACAACTGCTGGAAATTACAGGAGTCATTAGAGACTGTCAAGTGAGCAGGAGTCTGGACTATGCTTTCCAGGTAACGGAAATCCTTGGCCTTTTGCACTGTTGTTTCAATCCAGTCATCTACTTCTTCATGGGGGAAAAATTTAAGAAGTACCTGAAGATGCTCTTTAAGAACTGGCGGTTACCTGGACATATTTGCAAGTGGTGTGGAGTTCACATCACTTACCACACTGAATCTACCAGTTCATTCCACACACAATCTACGGGGGATCAAGACGCTCTGTAA